GAAGGAATAGACGAGGTTTGCTTGCCCTTGACCTTAGCCTGTTTGGCAGAGAGAGGTTTTCCATGCTAGTGTTTTTCAGACTCGATCTTAACCATGTGTCGGTCAGGAAAACCACGTGGCAggctggcattttaaaaaaaagaacagaaaatgtcaGGGTATGGTGTATAATGGAAGGGTTAGAATCGATCACCGAACCTTACATTGCCTTGGTATTTACGTTAATGTATAAACGTGTGTTGTGCATTTATAATACACTTGGGGGATATTGTAACATGTACCCCTTGCAGTGGGTTATGgtaaagaaaaatttgagaaacactcaGGCCCAAGGAGCAGCCACAGAGTAGGACGAGCATGGCAGACGTCCCTGGCGCTCAGCGAATGTCTCAGTGAGAAGGTGACCTCCACCCATCTGTGAATTCTAACCCTCTCTGTCCCTGGAGCTGTGGGACCCTGGACAAGGCCCTGCCCCTTTCCAGGTCCCTGTGGTCCCCGTCCAGCCTGCGCGAGGCTTGGTGTCTCAGCCACCGCCCCCCTCCCGACCCCCGCCTTCTCGCCCGCTTCCCCCTGACCctgccacctcccctcctggctgAGCAGATACGGGTGAAGTCCGATGGGACGGGTGTGGTCACGGATGGCGTGAAGCACTCCATGAACCCCTTCTGCGAGATCGCCGTGGAGGAGGCCGTACGGCTCAAGGAGAAGAAGCTGGTGAAGGAAGTCATTGCCGTCAGCTGCGGGCCTACCCAGTGCCAGGTGCtcgggggcctggggaggggctgagacCCCAAGTCccgggtctgagggaggagggactggggcctgcactcctgggtctgagggaggagggctggAGACTGGTCCCCCTAGGGCTAGAAGCCAAGTCAAGCCCCTCCTCTGCTCAGCAGGAGACCATCCGCACCGCTCTGGCCATGGGTGCAGACCGAGGCATCCACGTGGAGGTGCCGGCTGCAGAGGTGGATCGCCTGGGTCCCCTGCAGGTGGCCCGGGTCCTGGCCAAGCTGGCAGAGAAGGAGAAGGTGGACCTGGTGCTGCTGGGCAAGCAGGTAGGTGACAGAATCGTGACTCAAACCGGCTGAAGCCAAAAAGCAAGCTCATTAGGTTATGTAACAAGCTTCAGGCACAGCTTGGTCCAGTCCCACGTGCTCTACGCCCCTCTCCTCTGTCTCGGCTTCACTCTGTGTATCTCCAGGCTCACATCCCACCAGCCTAACAGACCCAAGAGAAAATAAGAATCTCTTTCCCAAGGGCTCCAGCAAAGCTTCTAGAGCGGGCACTTCATTGGTCCAGCTGGAGTCATGtgcccatccctgaaccaatcactgggGTCAGGGATATAAAGCGTTCTCATTGGCCCAGGTGCCATTCATCTAGTTCCCTAGTGTGACTGGCATAGGGTTTGGCTAGAGGGAGGCCTCTGGATTATTTAGACAGCGGGCAAAGATTTGGCCTCTGGGATGCCAGGTGCCCTCATGTACTCCTGGACGAGTGACTGCCTATCTCGGGGCCCAAGTGAGGGCATGGGATCATTCTAGACCAGGAGTTAGCCAACTGTGGTCCATAGCcactgattttataaataaagtttcattgaaATGCTACTGCGTTTGTTTACATAGACACTTATTGTCTGCGGCTGTGACAGAGACCTTAtgatatttactacctggcccattagagaaaacatttgccagcCTGCGTTCTAGAGAAAGGACCAAATGGTACGTGAGAAGCTCAATCAGTGTACagtcttctctctttccccactcAGGCCATCGATGACGATTGTAACCAGACAGGGCAGATGACAGCCGGATTTCTGGACTGGCCACAGGTGAGGCCGGAGTGGGGAGCATCTGCTGAAGGCCAGGCCTGGGGGCTCAGAACACAGCCACCCCTGTCCTTGCCCTTCTGGAGGGAGGCAGGTGTAAAGCAGGATGGCTACTCCagtgggcaggaaggaggggcgCACAGCCAGGACGCCAGGCCACGTCTGGGCCTTCACATGCCGCTTCCCCAGCCTGCTGCTCCTCAACCACACCACTcatccctgcctcagggcctttgcactgactgTTCCCTCAGTCTGGAACAGGGTTCTCTCAGATCTCCTCAGGGCTTTTCACTCCCCACCAGGTCTCTCCTCAGATATCACCTCTTCGGAGAGGCCTGCCTTGCCCACTGTCTACGAAAGTACTCacgccccctccccaaccccacatTTCCCATTCCAGTCCGATAGAAATGCAAGCGACAtgggtcatttaaagcttttcacagttacattaaaaaagtaaaaaaggccCAATTCATTTTAATCCTATATTATTTCACATAATAGATCgataatattatttcaacatgtcaTCAATAGAAAAAACATTGAGctgggaattccccggcggtccggtggttaagactctgctttcactaccaagggcccaggttcaatcctggttggggaactaagatcccacaagccgtgtggtgtggccgaaaaagaaaaaatgaaaaaaaaatattgagttattttacattcttttgacTTTTGGTACGAGGTCGTCGAGaaccagtgtgtattttatatttacagcacatctcaattcacaTCCTCAATTTCCATAAGAAATACTTAGATTCCTAATACTCATTGTTGAAAAAGTAGATTCACGCATCCAACTTGTTCCAAACAGACTTAAACGTTTTCCAATAACTGCATCaagtatgctttttttaaaaacagctctaTTGAGATAAAACTGACCTGTACGATAAACTGTACACGTGTAACGTGTACAGTTAGGTAAGCTTTGACACGTGTtacacacccatgaaaccatcaccacaatcatgATAATGGATCTTGCTTAttggttttaaaatgtaaattaatgaaatcaaatgaaaaattccATCCCTCCCTCGATGGAACTAACCACATTTCACATGCTCAGAAGCTacatgtggccagtggccacTGTGTATTTACTTGGTTACCGGTGGTCTTCATTGCAGGATAAATGCCCCCAAAAGCTGGGTCCTTGTCGGTTGTGTTCATGGTGCATCCCCAGAGCTGGGCTCATGGGACATTCCAACTAAGACCTGAAAGATTTGTCCAGTGAATAAGTGAACGGAAAGAACAGGTTGGTTAGACAGAGGGTGTAGGTCACGTCAGGAAATGGTGGTTCAGGACCGAAGGGCAGAGGAGCCTTGGGCCAGAGAATGGGTGCTGAGGGGGCCCCAGAGGATGTTTCGAGGATCAGGGTACACAGAAGGCTCTGTTGTTGGCTCAGCAGAGGGACCTCAAAGGGAGCTCTTGGGGACAGAAAGGTGGGGAAGTGAGTCCATGACATGGAGCCTGGAACCAGGCTGGACACATTTTTgagcctctctctgcctcagttttcctcatctgtaaaatggggttaatagcACTTACCTCATAGAGTTCCTGTGAGGATCTGATGACTTAATACAgtcacttagaacagtgccccaAACCCCATACATGTTCATTATCATTAAGGAAGGGTGATCCAACGGGCAGGTTCGGGACATTAGGACCTACACCCTGGGTCCCAGGAAAGACCCTCCCCTGGATTTTTGAGTTCCCTTCTTGTGGCTTCCTCCTGTTTTTAAGCTTGATGTCTGTAGGTCACCTTGCGGGACTCCCACTTCTGTTCTCATTCATTGGCCCATCCGTGTGCTGTGCACTTAGCAGTGGCCTGCTCTGTGCCTGCACTGGGTTAACCTCACCTGTGCTCCCCCAACGCTGTCCCTCCCCAGGGCACATTTGCCTCCCAGGTGACGATGGAAGGGGACAAGGTGAAAGTGGAGCGGGAGATCGATGGGGGCCTGGAGACCCTGCGCCTGAAGCTGCCTGCCGTGGTGACCGCTGACTTGCGGCTCAACGAGCCCCGCTATGCCACGTTGCCCAACATCATGGTGAGTGCTTGGCAGATGGGCCACTGGGGGCCTGGGGACGGGTGAGTGCTGCGGGCCCAGTGCCTCCCTGGTGGTCACGTGGGAGGAGAGAGGACCCAAGGGACGTCTCCTCCGCAGGAAGGGGTCACCCGGTCACTAACGGAGCGGGTTCACTGAATCATTTCTGCCAATAGCGAGAGTTCGAGGTTGCGGGGCAGTGGCTCTTTTGGCGAACAGGGAGGGTTTGCTGGTCACCTCAGCCAACAGAAAGGCTTCACTGGACTCTAGGAAGGGTCCCCGTGTCATTCCAACCAATGGGAAAAGTTCACTGTGTACTCTTAGCCAAATAAGGAGGATTCATTAAGTCATCTTGGTTTTGTCAGGGAAGGTTCCCCCGGTAATCATTACCAACAGGAAGGCATCATTTAGGCCGTCATGGCTAACAGGAAGAGTTCACTGTTCGTCATGGCTCTAGAATGGGTTCATTGGGTCATCTCAGCCAATAGGAAGAGTTCAATGTATCATCTCAGGCAATACGGAGGGTTTAGTGTGTCGTCTCAGCCAATAGCGTTTAATGTGTCATCTCAGCCAATAGGGTGAGTTCAGTGTGTCATCTCAACTGGCAGGGGGCGTTCAGTATCTCATTCCATCCAACAAGGAGGGTTCATTGAGTCGTCTCAGCCAGTAGGAAGGTTTCAGTGTGTCATCCTAGGCAATAGGGAGGGTTCAATGAGTCATCATCTCAGCCAACAGGGAGAGTACGATTGGTCATCTTGGCCAAAAGTCTATTGAGTTATTATTGCCAGAAGAATGACTTTGCCAGTCCGTTCCAGCCAGTGAAGGACTTCCCACGGCGGTTGACTAAAGGTGGGCTCCCGCGATAGGAGGGCTCCCCAGGGCATCCCAGCCAGCAGGAATTGTCCACACCAGGTGTGGCCCTGTAAGAGGTCACGTGTGCCCTGGCCAGCGGGCAGGTCCAGAAGTGTTCAGCCAATGGGAGTGGTTCTGCAGACGTGGCACCCATGGAAGGGGGCTGCAGGAGTGTGGGCAGGGGCTTGGGCAGCCCTGTGAACCGTGAGCCTCCCATGTGCAGAAAGCCAAGAAGAAGAAGATCGAAGTGATCAAGGCTGGGGACCTGGGCGTGGACCTGACCTCCAAGCTCTCCGTGATTAGCGTGGAAGACCCGCCCCAGCGCACAGCCGGTGTCAAGGTGGAGACCACAGAGGACCTGGTGGCCAAGCTGAAGGAGATTGGGCGCATTTGAGCCCTTTCCCTGAAACCCGGCAATAAAACCATGACTCTTGCGGCGTCTGTCTTTGTTAACTCATTCCCCAGAAACCCATtctttgattcattcaacaaacatttacttaagtctcctgtgtgccaggtcctgtgctgggTGACGCTGGGGAGCCAGGGGAATCACATCCGGCCCCTGCCTGTGAGGAGCTTCCATGGCGAAGGGGGCACAGACAATGGTGCCAGGCCCTTGTCGAGACTTGGGACGCAAGAGGGAATGAGGCCGGAAGGTCTGGTCCtggctggggagacagacaagcaGCAGGCAGTCAGAACCTAGTGCGGGGATGAAGAGCGGTGGCCTGGAGCCAGCCATAGTGATTCTAGACCCTTACCCTCACACTTAGCAGCTGTGAGATCTCGAGTGAgctacttcctgtctctgatcttcagtttcctcatgtgggCGATCGAAATAGTAAGAGCTTGGTGTAGTGGTTGGGGGCCTGGGGTCTAGAGCCCAAGGCCCTGGGTTCAGCTCCCAGCCTGGCCAGTCGCTGGCTCTGAGAGGACCTGTGGCAGGTTCCTATTCTCTGAGCTTGGGTTTCTTCCTCCATCAGGTGGAGTTAGTAATAATACCCGTTTTCTGGTTGTCTGTCATGGCATGACAGACCTCTCCacaacttggtggcttaaaccaAAAATCCTTTTGCTTGTAAATCTGAAATTTGGGCAGGGCTTGGCGAGGACAGCTTGCCTCAGTAGCATCAGTCTGGGTGGCTCAAATGGCGTGTCCAGGATGCCTCAGTCATGTGCCTGGCAAGCTGGCTGGGGATGTTGACTTGAGCTGGCTGCTGGCCAGGGACCATGATTCCTCTCCACTGGGATGATTGAGCTTCCTCACATCATGGCAGCTGGGTCCCAGCGGGAGTATTCTATAATGTGGGAAGTGGAGTATGCCAGTCTCTCAAGGCCTAGATGCAGAGACTAGCACAGGGCCACTTGTGCTGTACTCTCTTGGTCTGACAGTCACAGAGCCTACCTAGATCCAAGGGAGGGGGAGATAGATCCTATTTCTTAGTAGGAGGAGGGTTGAATTTGTaaccttttttttggggggagcacaggctccggacgcgcaggctcagcggccatggctcacgggcccagccgctccgcggcatgtgggatattcccggaccggggcacgaacctgtgtcccctgcaccggcaggcggactctcaaccactgcgccaccagggaaaccctgtaacCATTTTAAAGCTACAAAACCTAccccatggtttttttttttttttttttaaaatatctatttatttatttggctgcgccaggtcttagttgtggcacacgggatctagttccctgaccagggatcgaacctgggcccccctgcACTGGGGGCGTGGAGtcaaccacgggaccaccagggaagtcctcccatGGGGTTTTGAAGGGTAATTAATGTAGCGTCTTCACAAGCATATCTGACATGCAGAAAATGCTTACTCTGTATTTTAACCATTATTAGCATGGGGTGGTAGGGAAAGCTTTCAGGAGGAGTGAGGAGCCTGACCATTGTGGACCAAGCTCTTCCCTCTGGCTGTGCAACCTCCAGCAGGTCCCATGATGTCTCTGAGCCTAGTATCCTTGTTTGTAAACACCCAGCTCAGAGCATTTGGAAGTGTTCAGCCTAATGCCCGGGAAGAATTTCGCACAGTTCCTGGACCACAGCAAATGGGTAATTATTATTTTGGTTCTTGATAAGGTGAGACTTGAAGGACAAATTGTGGTTAAGCCAggttggagggggtgggggagtgagccAGAGCTTTCAGGCAAAGGAAACTGTCCTGGCCaaggctgggaggggagagatggcCTAAGAATGGCAGGGTGTTCAAAGAGGAAGTGCTGGAGGGGGAAAGGAGTGGGTGGGTCTAGGCCATGCAGGGCCTGGAAGTTCTGATGAGGAACTTGGTTGTCTTCCAAGGTCAGGTGCTGGGGAGCCACAGGAGGGCTGTGAGGGATGAGGGGGCCACTCTGGGGGTAGAAAGACTCAAGGACCATCAGGGGGGCCACGGACTGGAGGGAGGAGGCTAGGCAAGCGGACAGAGGAAGTCAAGGCCTGTGCTGGGGTCTGGCTGGTAGAAGGAAAGGGAGCAGAGAGATtcagggggcaggaggggtgggatCCAGAGACTGACAGCAGTGAGGGGAAGGAACAAGGGAGGAAGGCTCCCAGCATCCCTCTAGATGGCGGAGCCACACTGGAGATGGAGAATGCGGGAGGGTGGGGTTGGAGGGAAAACTCTACGTTTAGTGGGACATGGGGCATGTTAAGACCTGGGGGTTGAGGAGACACAGTTCTGGCTCTCAGGAGAGAGAACTGGGTGGAAGATAACCACTTGAGACTCGGCCCTGAGGGCAACAGGGGACCATGGAGAGCAGAGGGGGAGCAGGGTCAGACATGGGTATTTGAAGATGTAGGCAGGACAGAGTGGACCAGACGCcaggaggctgggggcggggtgctCTCTCAAAGGGCACCTgaccctcctccaggaagtcttcctgacTTCACCTCCCCACCCGCCTCCACAAGTCTGTTACTAAGTTTCCAGCTGGGACTCCAGTCTCACCGTCTGCCCCCAGGGTGTGGGGAGTGCAGGGTTTACGCTGGGCCTCCCCTCAGACGGGACTAGCTGATGAGGacaagtggggtggggtgggtgtctCAGCCATATTATCTGGGTGGGGGATCCTGGCACCTCCCACTGGATCTGACTCCCTTCCCCGCCCAGGAAGCTATCCATCCTGTTGGACTCGTCTAGCCCGGGAGGAATGGGTACAGGCCCTGGGTCTTGCCCCGGTTTCCTCACGGGTGCAGCTGGCACCATGGGCACCTCACGGGCTCTGCTGCTCTTCCTGCTGCTGGGTAAGCCCCCCACCCAGACCCTTGCCCACCATTTCCCTTTTCTGCAGCCCAGcaactccctcccttccttttcctctgcagcCTCGGGAGTAAGGGTCCTCGCCCTCAAAGCCTCTTCAGGAATTCAGAGAACCAATCTCTCCTTGGACTCAGAAAGATCTTCCCAGGGCCCGGGTTTGAAAGTTCCCTCCATCAAACCCCCCAGCTGGAAATTTCCAGATCAGTCTCCAGATTCAAAAGCTGATATCCCTCATTCTGAAGGGTCTCCCGAGGTGCTGAATTTGAAGGACGTGCCCAGGTCCTTCCGGTCCAGTGTTTCTGCTGAGGGCAAAAAGCCGAACCTGGACCCCTCCTCTGGAATCCCTGGTTCCAAAGTAGTTCCTCATGCCTCGGGTTCTCAAGTTCCTGCCCCAAACCCGAAGCCTTCCTCCTCTGTTAAGACCCCAGCTTCCAACAGGCAAGTCCCCAATACGAACGTCTCTGTGGAGACCCCAGTTTCAAAATTCTCCCCTGAGGATGAGGATCTTAAATTCTCTGCCCAGAGCCTGGATTCCAAAGTTCCCTCAGAGGCCCCCTCGGGGCCAACCTTATCCCCGCAAGTGGGGGGCCCTCTTGCGGTGCTGGTGGGGACCACAATCCAGCTCCCTCTGCTTCCAGTTCCTGGCCTTggtcccccttcccctctggtggTTTGGCGCCAAGGTTCCAAGGTGCTGGcagcagggggcctggggccaggggcCCCTCTGATCAGCCTGGACCCCACGTACAAAGGCCGCCTACGATTTAACCAGACCCAAGGGAGTCTGGAACTGTCCTCTGCCCAGCTAGAGGATGCTGGGGTCTACACAGCCGAGGTCATCCGGGCCGGGATCTCCCGGCAGATACGGGAGTTCATTGTGCGTGTATATGGTAAGTGGGCCCTGAGGTCCAGAGTGCTGGCTGCAGGGGTTGCTGTGGGCAGATGACTGCTGTTCTGAGGATGTGTTTCCCGTCCCAGAGGAAGGGGTTCCTAGACAGGGGAGAGAGGACttctgggctggagggagggagaagaggagctGGGGGTCAAGACAGGTGCTTGAGGGAAATTGGACCTGGGGACCAAAACTCGGGCTAAGAGGAGGGCTAAGAGGGGGCCTCGGCTGGGGCGAAGTCCTGGGTGTAAGaggtggagggggctggggctCCCTGGTCCTAAGGGACGAGGGGGCTGAGAACCGAGTCCCGAGTCCGTTCCCCCTCTCCCAGAGCCCGTGTCCAAGGTGTCGGTGAAGCCTGAGGCCCCGGAGACCGAGGAGGGGGCGGCGGAGCTCCGGCTGCGCTGTGTGGGGTGGAGGCCGGGTCGCGGGGAGCTGAGCTGGACCCGGGACGGACGCGTCCTGGAGGCAGCGGACCCTGCGGGAGTGGAGCCACCCCGGATCCGCGTAGAGGGCGACCAGCTGCTCATCGCGCGCCCTACGCGCAGCGACCACGCCCGGTACACCTGCCGCGTCCACAGTCCCTTCGGCCACGCGGAGGCCGCGACCAACGTCAGTGTTTTCTGTGAGTGCGGCGGTGCCTCCGGTCGGGGACAGGGATCTGAGGGCTCAGGCTCCTGGAgtccctggggaggagagggctggaggTCCAGTCTCCGGAAATCCTGGCGGAGTCCCAGTTGACCCCGACTCTCGCGGTTCCGACCCCCTTCCTCCGCCTAGACGGCCCGGATCTGCCGGTCATCACTGTCTCCTCCGACCGCGACGCCGACCCCGCCATCTTTGTCACCTTGGGCAGCAACGTGACCCTGCACTGCACCGCCGCCTCGCGGCCACCGGCCGACATCACATGGAGCCTGGCCGACCCGGCCGAGGCCGCGGTGCCCGCCGGCCCGCGCCTCCTTCTGCCCTCGGTCCGGACCGGCCACGGCGGCGACTATGCCTGTCTCGCTGCGAACCCGCGCACCGGCCACCGCCGCCGCTCGCTGCTCAGACTCCTTGTGGCGGGTGAGAGCGGCGGGGTGGATGGAGGGGCGGGGTCAGCCAGGAAAGGCGGAGATGCCCGGGAGAAGGGGCGGAACCAGCAAGGGGCTAGGATACCCGGGGGGGGCATGGGCGGGGGGAAAGAGCGTGGTGGGGCGCGACCGGCAGGGAGGGGCGGAGATCCCAGTAGAAGgaacggcgggggggggggggggggggggatgcacaagagaaggggaggagccagggtggccaggagagggggcagggccaGCACTGAGAGGGCGGAGCTTCCTGGGGATGAAAGAGTAGTCAAGGAAAGGGACTAAGTTGCTTGGGCCAGTAAGTGGGATCAGCAAGAGAAAGAAGTTACCTGGGAAAGGGGGCAGGGTCACGAGAGAAAGGGGTGGAATCATTCTAGAAAGGAGCAGAGTCGTCTTAGAAAGGGGGCAGGGCCCACTAGGAATGGCAGGGATGTCCAGAAAAGGGGAGGGTTCAGTAGGAAGAGGCGACTCGTGGAGTAAGCAAAGAGgggggccagggcttccctggtggcgcagtggttgagagtccgcctgccgatgcgggggacacgggttcgtgccccggtccgggaagatcccacatgccgcggagcggctgggcccgtgagccatggccgctgagcctgcgcgtccggagcctgtgctccgcaacgggaggggccacaacagtgagaggcccgcgtaccgcaaaaaaaaaaaaaaaaagaggggggccAAAGTAACCTGGTAGAAGGGGTGGAGCTAGAAAAAAGGTCGGGGTTACGTTTGGAAGGACAGGGATCAGTGTAGGAGGATGAAGTTTCCTTCGGAAAGGGGGGCAGTCAGTGGGGCTGCGACTACCCACTTAGCCCAGGGGTTGCCGGGGAAAGGGAGCGGGGTCTGCAAGAGAAGGGGGCGGGGTCAGTGCCTACAGGGCGGGGCCAGGTGAAGAAGGGGTGGAGTGAACGCGCGAGAGGCGGGGCTAGAGGGGAGCTGGGAGAGAGCTGACTGACCCCTTGagctctccctcccctccacagaTCTGCCGCCCGGGTCCCCACAGTGCTCAGTCGAAGGGGGTCCTGGGGATCGCGTCCTCCTCTTCCGCTGCTCGTGGCCCGGCGGGGTCCCTGCCGCCTCCCTGCAGTTCCAGGGTCTCCCCAAAGGCGTCCAGGCGGGACCGGTGTCCTCGGTGCTCCTGGAGGCTGTCCCCGCCCACCCCCGGCTCAGCGGCGTCCCCGTCACCTGCCTTGCTCGCCACCTGATGACCACGCGCACCTGCAGTGTCACCCCGGGTGAGAGCTTCTTTCCTGTTTCCCGAGGAGGAGGGGCTATTTCTTTGCTCCATTAGAACTTGAGAAGAGGGGACCTCCAACTACAGGAAGAGAGATTTCCTCTATCTTTAACCCTACAGAAGGCCGGAGGTTTTCCCTATACCTAAAGCAGGGGCGGGGCCAACATTTCTTTCCTGGATGGAGAGGGCTGACACTTTCCCACGTGTCCAGAGCAATACATGGTTGAGAATAATATGAGTTTCCCAGGCCAGGACCTGGCCTGTCTCTCGTACCTCCTAAGTCCTTGTTAAGGAAATCAGATGCATGAATGAGGGAGGGAGTGAAAGGGCAGATCTTCCTCTTTTGGCTAAGGTGCCCTGTTAGATTCATCAAAGGGCACAGGACTTGTTCTCTTTCTTGACTGGGTTTGTTCCACCCACAGAGGCCCCTCGAGAGGTGCTGTTGCATCCGGTGGTCGAGGAGACACAGTCAGGGAAGGTGGAGGTGGCGCTGCAGGTCTCTGGCTGTGGCCCCCCTTCTCGAGCATCTTGGGCCCGGGAAGGGCGGCCCCTGGCCTCCAGAGGCCACGGGCGACTGCTGCTCAGCCAGGATAGGCAGAGGCTCCTGATCGGCAACTTCAGCCTGAACTGGGACTTGGGAAATTACTCCGTGCTGTGCAGTGGGGCGCTGGGTGCTGGGACCGACAGGATCACCCTCACCGGTGAGCCCCATCCTTTCCCGGAACCCAGGTCCTCCAGCCCTCTCTTCTCTCAAACCCAGGAGACTGGGATTCCAGCCTGTTCCTCCCTCAGACCAAGGAGTCCAGGCCCTCagttccctcctccctcagacacAGAAATCTTGGTCCCCGGCCTCTGCCGACCGCAGACCCTAGAACTCCCACCCCCAGATCCCTGACCCGTCAGGGAATCCTGGACCCCAGTCACTTTTTCCATGAAACCCTCAGACCCAAGAGTTTGGGcccccagtccctttctttcttagaCCCAGGAGTTGGGGTCTCCAGACCCTCTGCGCCTGGGACCTAGGAGTCCAGGCCCGtggccccctttcctctccctgctaGGACCCATGAATCCAACCCCCACCTTGAttccacccccgccccctccccaggaccTTCTATCTCCTCATGGAGGCTGCAGAGAACCCGGGATGCAGCAGTGCTGACTTGGGATGTGGAGCGAGGGGCCCTGATTAGCAGTTTCCAGATCCAGGCCCAGGAGAGCCCTGACTTGAGCAGAGTCGCCACGTCCAAGGCCTGGACCTCCCTGCTCACCCTCGGACCTCGGGATCGCTCAGCTGTGGTGCCCCTCCTTCCTCAGAAGCCCCAGGTCTGGGTCTTTCGTATCCTGCCCACTCTGGGGCTCCAGCCAGGGACCCCATCCGAAAGCCGGGTCTACCGTGCCGGTGAGTTGGAGCCGCTGGGCTTCGTCCTGGGCTGAGAAGCCCTTCTCGTGGGCTTCCTCCTGTCAGTCTGTTTTGTTggatcttccttctttctctgtgttagtttcctggggTTGCTGTAATAAGGTACCATGAACTGTGTGGCTggaaacaacagaagtg
Above is a window of Phocoena sinus isolate mPhoSin1 chromosome 19, mPhoSin1.pri, whole genome shotgun sequence DNA encoding:
- the VSIG10L gene encoding V-set and immunoglobulin domain-containing protein 10-like isoform X1; protein product: MGTGPGSCPGFLTGAAGTMGTSRALLLFLLLGKPPTQTLAHHFPFLQPSNSLPSFSSAASGVRVLALKASSGIQRTNLSLDSERSSQGPGLKVPSIKPPSWKFPDQSPDSKADIPHSEGSPEVLNLKDVPRSFRSSVSAEGKKPNLDPSSGIPGSKVVPHASGSQVPAPNPKPSSSVKTPASNRQVPNTNVSVETPVSKFSPEDEDLKFSAQSLDSKVPSEAPSGPTLSPQVGGPLAVLVGTTIQLPLLPVPGLGPPSPLVVWRQGSKVLAAGGLGPGAPLISLDPTYKGRLRFNQTQGSLELSSAQLEDAGVYTAEVIRAGISRQIREFIVRVYEPVSKVSVKPEAPETEEGAAELRLRCVGWRPGRGELSWTRDGRVLEAADPAGVEPPRIRVEGDQLLIARPTRSDHARYTCRVHSPFGHAEAATNVSVFYGPDLPVITVSSDRDADPAIFVTLGSNVTLHCTAASRPPADITWSLADPAEAAVPAGPRLLLPSVRTGHGGDYACLAANPRTGHRRRSLLRLLVADLPPGSPQCSVEGGPGDRVLLFRCSWPGGVPAASLQFQGLPKGVQAGPVSSVLLEAVPAHPRLSGVPVTCLARHLMTTRTCSVTPEAPREVLLHPVVEETQSGKVEVALQVSGCGPPSRASWAREGRPLASRGHGRLLLSQDRQRLLIGNFSLNWDLGNYSVLCSGALGAGTDRITLTGPSISSWRLQRTRDAAVLTWDVERGALISSFQIQAQESPDLSRVATSKAWTSLLTLGPRDRSAVVPLLPQKPQVWVFRILPTLGLQPGTPSESRVYRAGPILGPGAIAGIVLGSLLGLGLLAALLILGICYLCHFQGETLNRKKHTPRLTPVFTVPENKMQSVTPERTPQPLPLEVPLEDPSPTRAHPASASGPRTVNSPRGDPKIARAATQV
- the VSIG10L gene encoding V-set and immunoglobulin domain-containing protein 10-like isoform X2, encoding MGTGPGSCPGFLTGAAGTMGTSRALLLFLLLGKPPTQTLAHHFPFLQPSNSLPSFSSAASGVRVLALKASSGIQRTNLSLDSERSSQGPGLKVPSIKPPSWKFPDQSPDSKADIPHSEGSPEVLNLKDVPRSFRSSVSAEGKKPNLDPSSGIPGSKVVPHASGSQVPAPNPKPSSSVKTPASNRQVPNTNVSVETPVSKFSPEDEDLKFSAQSLDSKVPSEAPSGPTLSPQVGGPLAVLVGTTIQLPLLPVPGLGPPSPLVVWRQGSKVLAAGGLGPGAPLISLDPTYKGRLRFNQTQGSLELSSAQLEDAGVYTAEVIRAGISRQIREFIVRVYEPVSKVSVKPEAPETEEGAAELRLRCVGWRPGRGELSWTRDGRVLEAADPAGVEPPRIRVEGDQLLIARPTRSDHARYTCRVHSPFGHAEAATNVSVFYGPDLPVITVSSDRDADPAIFVTLGSNVTLHCTAASRPPADITWSLADPAEAAVPAGPRLLLPSVRTGHGGDYACLAANPRTGHRRRSLLRLLVADLPPGSPQCSVEGGPGDRVLLFRCSWPGGVPAASLQFQGLPKGVQAGPVSSVLLEAVPAHPRLSGVPVTCLARHLMTTRTCSVTPEAPREVLLHPVVEETQSGKVEVALQVSGCGPPSRASWAREGRPLASRGHGRLLLSQDRQRLLIGNFSLNWDLGNYSVLCSGALGAGTDRITLTGPSISSWRLQRTRDAAVLTWDVERGALISSFQIQAQESPDLSRVATSKAWTSLLTLGPRDRSAVVPLLPQKPQVWVFRILPTLGLQPGTPSESRVYRAGPILGPGAIAGIVLGSLLGLGLLAALLILGICYLCHFQGETLNRKKHTPRLTPVFTVPENKMQSVTPERTPQPLPLEVPLEDPSPTRAHPASGPRTVNSPRGDPKIARAATQV
- the VSIG10L gene encoding V-set and immunoglobulin domain-containing protein 10-like isoform X3 → MGTGPGSCPGFLTGAAGTMGTSRALLLFLLLASGVRVLALKASSGIQRTNLSLDSERSSQGPGLKVPSIKPPSWKFPDQSPDSKADIPHSEGSPEVLNLKDVPRSFRSSVSAEGKKPNLDPSSGIPGSKVVPHASGSQVPAPNPKPSSSVKTPASNRQVPNTNVSVETPVSKFSPEDEDLKFSAQSLDSKVPSEAPSGPTLSPQVGGPLAVLVGTTIQLPLLPVPGLGPPSPLVVWRQGSKVLAAGGLGPGAPLISLDPTYKGRLRFNQTQGSLELSSAQLEDAGVYTAEVIRAGISRQIREFIVRVYEPVSKVSVKPEAPETEEGAAELRLRCVGWRPGRGELSWTRDGRVLEAADPAGVEPPRIRVEGDQLLIARPTRSDHARYTCRVHSPFGHAEAATNVSVFYGPDLPVITVSSDRDADPAIFVTLGSNVTLHCTAASRPPADITWSLADPAEAAVPAGPRLLLPSVRTGHGGDYACLAANPRTGHRRRSLLRLLVADLPPGSPQCSVEGGPGDRVLLFRCSWPGGVPAASLQFQGLPKGVQAGPVSSVLLEAVPAHPRLSGVPVTCLARHLMTTRTCSVTPEAPREVLLHPVVEETQSGKVEVALQVSGCGPPSRASWAREGRPLASRGHGRLLLSQDRQRLLIGNFSLNWDLGNYSVLCSGALGAGTDRITLTGPSISSWRLQRTRDAAVLTWDVERGALISSFQIQAQESPDLSRVATSKAWTSLLTLGPRDRSAVVPLLPQKPQVWVFRILPTLGLQPGTPSESRVYRAGPILGPGAIAGIVLGSLLGLGLLAALLILGICYLCHFQGETLNRKKHTPRLTPVFTVPENKMQSVTPERTPQPLPLEVPLEDPSPTRAHPASASGPRTVNSPRGDPKIARAATQV